The nucleotide sequence CAACGCATGTTTCACAGTTCGCAGAAATCGCGGATAAGCTGGAGGGTTCATCGGCCTCACACGCTTCACGTTGGCTGACGTGGGGATCTTCATTCGCCGTTGTCATGCTGGTTGCGGTTATCGTTGCTTATTTGCCGCAAGCTGAGCCGCCAATTAACCAGTTCGAGATGCTGTCGGATATCCCGCTTACCTATGACAAGCCTATTTTACGCATCATCAATAAAGATAATTTGGACGAATCGGCACTTAACCGCTTGCTTAACGATTACGATTTAAAAATGGTAAAACGCTACCCAGAGGCTAACGCAATGGATGTAATAGCCAACACATCCATGCAACTTGAGCTGGTTGCAAAACAACTGGAGCAAGATAGGCGAGTGAAATTTATACAATTAAAGCAGGCACAATAGCCCCCATGTCACACTTTCGAAATACATACCGAGCACTTATTATGTCAGGCATCTTTGCCCTGATGGTGGGCTGCGCGTCAAGCCCTGATGCCAGCGTTGCAGAGCTGGAAAATGCTGACAAGGTAATGATCGTTGTTATCGACGACCCACGTAGTGAGCGCCGTAAGCGCGGCGTATCCGGCCCTGGCTATTCTGCCCGTCTTGACTACAAAGATGATCCGCTGCTGCACGCAAGAGCGGCAGCCATCGCCGATGACCACGGCCTGTCTATTTTATCGGAGTGGCCTTTAAGAAATTTGAATGTGCATTGCTTTGCCATCGTCCAGCCTGCGGATGAGGTGCTCGATGCACTGCAAAACGATGAGCGCGTACGTTGGGTGCAACCGTTTAACCGTTTTGCAGTGAAGAATAGCAATACCGGCGCTGGAATAAGCGAATTACCTGTTAATCAATTTGGCCATCAATTTAATCAGAAATTTTTTAATGAAATTAGCCAACGTGGCAATAATGTCAACATTGCCGTGATCGATACGTCGGCCGATACCAGCCACCCTGACTTGCTACGTAGCAGAATTACGCAAGCCAATTTCGCCGGTCAGCGCGGACTGCAAAGCAAAGAAGCGCACGGCACGGCAGTAGTCGGACTAATTGCAGCCAAACCTAGCACCTCTAAGGGGATCGCTGGGTTAGCTAATGATGCCAATGTGCATTTACTACGTGGCTGTTGGCAAGACGCAAACAATAGGGGGATATGTAATACGCTGACTCTTGCTTTGGCATTTGATGCGGCAATCGATTTACAGCCTGATATCCTCAATTTAAGCTTGACTGGCCCTCACGACAAAATTTTAGCTAAATTGCTAGCGCTCTTACTAAAGAAAAAGACGTTAGTGGTTGCTGCCTATGACGAAAATCGTTCAGCGAAAGAACGTTTTCCAATGCCACAACCCGGTGTCATTTACGCCTATGGGACTGATGGCGATACTCAGCATCCTGTTGCTGGCA is from Gammaproteobacteria bacterium and encodes:
- a CDS encoding S8 family serine peptidase, translating into MSHFRNTYRALIMSGIFALMVGCASSPDASVAELENADKVMIVVIDDPRSERRKRGVSGPGYSARLDYKDDPLLHARAAAIADDHGLSILSEWPLRNLNVHCFAIVQPADEVLDALQNDERVRWVQPFNRFAVKNSNTGAGISELPVNQFGHQFNQKFFNEISQRGNNVNIAVIDTSADTSHPDLLRSRITQANFAGQRGLQSKEAHGTAVVGLIAAKPSTSKGIAGLANDANVHLLRGCWQDANNRGICNTLTLALAFDAAIDLQPDILNLSLTGPHDKILAKLLALLLKKKTLVVAAYDENRSAKERFPMPQPGVIYAYGTDGDTQHPVAGNIFYAPRHALSLTPMAGYELVSGHSIATPHISAMAACLISRYPKATRKQIVANLQQWLS